A single genomic interval of Bacillus smithii harbors:
- the coxB gene encoding cytochrome c oxidase subunit II, with translation MKARLKKWRLFAVLAVLGLILSGCGEPFLSALDPAGEVAQTQFDLMILSTAIMVLVILVVVVVYVVAIFRFRRKKGDEDKIPKQVEGSHKLELLWTIIPIILLLILAVPTVSATFKLADNKGLNDKDGKGNPKAVVVNVRANLYWWEFEYPNQKIITSQDLVVPTDEKVYFRVKASDVKHSFWVPAAGGKMDANVDNVNTFWLEFDGKKAKEAGNLFYGKCAELCGPSHALMDFKVKAIPKDEFNQWVKDMQAAKVTTPSDPVAAQGQEIFKQKCLSCHAVTPQDNRPEQARTAPNLANFGERSRIAGVLDHNKEELKNWIRDPEKYKPGNKMTGAYGQLTEDQIDKLATYLMTLKVQD, from the coding sequence ATGAAAGCAAGGCTAAAAAAATGGCGTCTGTTTGCTGTTTTAGCTGTTTTGGGGCTGATACTTTCCGGCTGTGGGGAGCCGTTTCTATCAGCTCTGGATCCAGCTGGCGAAGTTGCTCAAACGCAATTTGATTTGATGATTTTGAGCACTGCCATTATGGTATTGGTTATTTTAGTTGTTGTAGTGGTTTATGTAGTGGCCATTTTTCGCTTTCGAAGAAAAAAAGGGGATGAAGACAAAATTCCGAAGCAGGTGGAGGGGAGCCATAAACTCGAACTGCTTTGGACGATTATTCCGATCATTCTTCTTTTGATTTTGGCCGTACCGACGGTTTCCGCTACTTTTAAATTGGCCGATAATAAAGGTTTAAATGATAAGGATGGAAAAGGGAACCCAAAAGCGGTGGTCGTCAATGTGCGAGCCAATCTATATTGGTGGGAATTTGAGTATCCTAATCAAAAGATTATTACAAGCCAAGACTTGGTCGTTCCTACTGATGAAAAAGTGTATTTTCGCGTGAAAGCCAGCGACGTAAAGCATTCATTTTGGGTGCCGGCTGCTGGTGGAAAAATGGATGCGAATGTCGACAATGTCAATACGTTCTGGCTGGAGTTTGATGGTAAGAAAGCAAAAGAAGCAGGAAACCTCTTTTACGGAAAGTGTGCTGAACTTTGCGGACCTTCCCATGCTTTAATGGATTTCAAAGTGAAGGCTATTCCTAAGGATGAATTTAATCAATGGGTCAAAGATATGCAGGCAGCTAAAGTGACAACCCCTTCTGATCCAGTCGCTGCACAAGGTCAAGAGATTTTTAAACAAAAATGCCTCAGCTGTCACGCGGTCACGCCACAGGACAATCGGCCTGAGCAAGCCCGAACTGCTCCGAATCTCGCCAATTTTGGAGAGCGCTCTCGTATTGCCGGAGTCCTTGATCACAACAAAGAAGAGTTGAAAAATTGGATACGTGATCCCGAAAAATACAAACCCGGAAATAAAATGACGGGTGCGTATGGACAATTAACAGAAGATCAAATTGACAAGCTGGCGACATACTTAATGACGCTTAAAGTGCAAGATTAA
- the ctaD gene encoding cytochrome c oxidase subunit I has protein sequence MSTIAAKKKGFGATLWDYLTTVDHKKIAILYLMAGGLFFLIGGVEALLIRIQLAVPNNDFVSAGTYNELFTMHGTTMIFLAAMPLLFAFMNAVVPLQIGARDVAFPFLNALGFWLFFFGGLFLNLSWFLGGTPDAGWTSYASLSLASKGHGIDFYVLGLQVSGFGTLISGINFLATIINMRAPGMTYMRMPLFTWTTFVASALILFAFPPLTVGIFLLMFDRLFGTNFFDVAGGGNTIIWEHLFWIFGHPEVYILILPSFGIFSEIFATFSRKRLFGYSSMVFAVVLIGFLGFMVWAHHMFTVGLGPIANAIFAVATMAIAVPTGIKIFNWLLTMWGGNIRFSTPMLYAIAFIPSFVIGGVTGVMQAAAPADYQYHDSYFIVAHFHYVIVGGVVFALLAAVHFYWPKIFGKMLNETLGKITFVLFFIGFHLTFFIQHFLGLMGMPRRVWTYLPNQGFDTPNLVSSIGAGLMGIAVFILLFNIIASTAKGERVGNDPWGDGRTIEWAVSSPAPYYNFKQTPLIRGLDAYWLEKMEGRNELTPAEPIGDIHMPNSSILPFFIAFGLFVASFGVMYHADSPLGIPVLFVGLAITFGSMLIRSVKDDHGYHIHKEELLEDSEKGVKA, from the coding sequence TTGAGTACAATAGCTGCCAAGAAAAAAGGTTTCGGCGCTACTCTTTGGGATTATTTAACGACTGTGGATCATAAGAAGATTGCCATTCTATACTTAATGGCCGGCGGACTGTTCTTTCTGATAGGCGGTGTAGAGGCCCTTCTCATCCGCATTCAACTTGCTGTGCCGAATAACGATTTCGTCAGTGCTGGAACATACAATGAATTATTTACTATGCACGGCACAACGATGATTTTCTTAGCCGCCATGCCGCTGTTGTTTGCTTTTATGAATGCAGTGGTTCCGCTTCAAATCGGAGCTCGTGACGTAGCTTTCCCGTTTTTAAATGCGTTGGGATTTTGGCTGTTCTTTTTTGGAGGACTTTTTTTAAACCTATCGTGGTTTTTAGGAGGAACGCCTGACGCCGGATGGACTTCTTATGCTTCGCTTTCTCTTGCGTCAAAAGGCCATGGCATTGATTTCTATGTTCTTGGTTTGCAAGTATCAGGATTTGGTACGTTGATTTCTGGAATTAACTTTCTTGCCACCATCATTAATATGCGGGCACCAGGAATGACCTACATGAGAATGCCGCTGTTTACATGGACTACGTTTGTTGCCTCTGCTCTGATATTATTCGCCTTTCCGCCTTTAACCGTAGGAATCTTTTTATTGATGTTTGACCGCTTGTTTGGAACTAATTTCTTTGATGTTGCAGGCGGTGGAAATACGATTATTTGGGAACATCTTTTTTGGATTTTCGGACACCCTGAAGTGTACATTTTAATATTACCGTCCTTTGGTATATTTTCAGAAATATTTGCCACTTTTTCGAGGAAACGGCTTTTTGGCTATTCGTCAATGGTATTTGCAGTCGTTTTAATCGGTTTCTTGGGGTTCATGGTGTGGGCTCACCACATGTTTACGGTTGGGCTAGGTCCGATTGCGAATGCGATTTTTGCCGTTGCCACTATGGCGATTGCTGTTCCGACAGGAATCAAAATATTTAACTGGCTTTTGACAATGTGGGGGGGGAATATCCGTTTTTCGACTCCTATGTTGTATGCGATTGCATTTATTCCTTCATTTGTCATTGGCGGGGTTACAGGTGTTATGCAAGCGGCTGCGCCGGCTGATTATCAATATCACGATTCCTACTTTATTGTCGCGCATTTTCATTATGTCATTGTCGGTGGCGTTGTATTTGCCTTGTTGGCCGCTGTTCACTTTTACTGGCCTAAAATATTTGGCAAAATGTTAAATGAGACTCTTGGGAAAATTACATTTGTGCTCTTTTTTATCGGTTTCCATCTTACATTCTTTATTCAGCATTTCCTTGGTTTAATGGGAATGCCGCGCCGAGTATGGACGTATTTACCCAATCAGGGCTTTGATACTCCAAACTTGGTCAGTTCAATTGGGGCCGGTTTGATGGGAATTGCCGTTTTCATCTTACTGTTCAACATCATCGCTTCCACAGCCAAAGGAGAGAGAGTCGGCAATGATCCGTGGGGAGATGGACGGACAATTGAATGGGCCGTTTCTTCGCCGGCGCCATATTATAATTTTAAACAAACACCACTGATTCGTGGATTGGATGCTTATTGGCTGGAAAAAATGGAAGGGCGCAATGAACTGACGCCCGCTGAACCGATCGGTGATATTCATATGCCGAATTCATCCATACTTCCGTTCTTCATCGCTTTTGGTTTATTTGTTGCTTCTTTCGGCGTAATGTATCATGCTGATTCACCGTTGGGAATTCCAGTGTTGTTCGTTGGCTTGGCCATCACATTCGGTTCCATGTTGATCCGTTCCGTGAAGGACGATCATGGCTACCATATTCACAAAGAAGAATTGTTGGAAGATTCGGAAAAGGGGGTTAAGGCATAA